A single Cellulomonas sp. SLBN-39 DNA region contains:
- a CDS encoding glycosyl hydrolase 53 family protein: MRTSTRRLARAVATALGVVLIGTTLAGPAQAAPTITNPGFESSGSALTGWTVTGTTSAATVAASGAHGGTRRANLWSSGAYTTELRQTVTGLSAGWWTLRVWARSGSATPGQALDVTRIGLEGCGAAWRYQTVPSTEQDDGWVQVAVSAYATGSSCTVSLRTATTVGGAWAHFDDVTLTAGRITRPVRGMDMSSVPKNEAFGAVYRTAGDVAGDPVTILRDAGVNYARLKVWVNPADGFNDKARVLAMARRVDAAGMGLLVDFHYSDTWADPGAQKVPAAWASYDLARLANAVAAHTTDVLTALKNQGTPADMVQIGNEINPGMLVTGGAASGAVSSWSNLGTLLKAGANATRAVQPDAKIVLHLTNLDSGVSTLQWWYSQAQAQGVPFDVIGLSFYGYWHGSLADLQAAATTLLAAFPGKQLAVVETAYGFTTAQDDAHANIFSSASVVPGFPATAAGQASYLRAVQNVVAGLPGNRGLGVFYWEGTWTAVAGSGWDPADPASGNGWENQAVFDFHDRLLQVRWEFAPDPAA, translated from the coding sequence ATGAGGACGAGCACCCGGCGACTGGCACGAGCCGTCGCCACCGCCCTGGGGGTCGTGCTGATCGGCACGACCCTCGCCGGCCCCGCGCAGGCGGCGCCCACGATCACCAACCCCGGCTTCGAGTCCAGCGGGTCCGCCCTGACCGGCTGGACCGTCACCGGCACCACGTCCGCCGCCACCGTCGCCGCCAGCGGTGCGCACGGCGGCACGCGCCGGGCCAACCTGTGGTCGTCCGGGGCGTACACGACCGAGCTGCGGCAGACCGTCACCGGCCTGAGCGCGGGCTGGTGGACGCTGCGCGTCTGGGCGCGCTCCGGGTCGGCGACGCCCGGCCAGGCGCTCGACGTCACCCGCATCGGCCTCGAGGGCTGCGGGGCCGCCTGGCGGTACCAGACCGTGCCCAGCACCGAGCAGGACGACGGCTGGGTGCAGGTCGCCGTCTCCGCGTACGCCACCGGGTCGAGCTGCACCGTGTCGCTGCGCACCGCCACCACGGTCGGCGGCGCGTGGGCGCACTTCGACGACGTCACGCTCACCGCGGGGCGCATCACCCGGCCCGTGCGCGGCATGGACATGTCGTCCGTCCCCAAGAACGAGGCGTTCGGCGCGGTGTACCGCACCGCGGGCGACGTGGCCGGCGACCCCGTGACGATCCTGCGCGACGCCGGCGTGAACTACGCGCGGCTCAAGGTCTGGGTGAACCCCGCCGACGGCTTCAACGACAAGGCGCGCGTCCTCGCCATGGCGCGGCGCGTCGACGCCGCCGGGATGGGCCTGCTCGTCGACTTCCACTACTCCGACACGTGGGCCGACCCCGGGGCGCAGAAGGTCCCTGCGGCGTGGGCGTCGTACGACCTGGCGCGCCTGGCGAACGCCGTCGCGGCGCACACGACCGACGTGCTGACCGCCCTGAAGAACCAGGGCACGCCCGCGGACATGGTGCAGATCGGCAACGAGATCAACCCCGGGATGCTCGTCACCGGCGGGGCGGCGTCGGGCGCGGTGTCCAGCTGGTCGAACCTCGGCACGCTGCTGAAGGCCGGGGCGAACGCGACCCGCGCCGTCCAGCCCGACGCGAAGATCGTGCTGCACCTGACCAACCTCGACTCCGGCGTCAGCACCCTGCAGTGGTGGTACTCCCAGGCGCAGGCCCAGGGCGTGCCGTTCGACGTCATCGGCCTGTCGTTCTACGGGTACTGGCACGGCAGCCTCGCCGACCTGCAGGCCGCCGCGACCACGCTGCTCGCGGCGTTCCCGGGCAAGCAGCTCGCGGTGGTCGAGACGGCCTACGGCTTCACGACCGCGCAGGACGACGCGCACGCCAACATCTTCAGCAGCGCGTCCGTGGTCCCGGGCTTCCCGGCGACCGCGGCCGGGCAGGCGTCCTACCTGCGGGCCGTGCAGAACGTCGTCGCCGGCCTGCCGGGCAACCGGGGCCTGGGCGTCTTCTACTGGGAGGGCACGTGGACGGCCGTCGCCGGCAGCGGGTGGGACCCCGCCGACCCGGCGTCGGGCAACGGCTGGGAGAACCAGGCCGTGTTCGACTTCCACGACCGGCTGCTGCAGGTCCGGTGGGAGTTCGCCCCCGACCCGGCGGCCTGA
- a CDS encoding isoprenyl transferase, whose product MRLPHPLYGLYERRLAASLPPEQLPRHIGVILDGNRRWARSSGVSSAHGHRRGADKIAELLEWSEDVGVEVVTLWMLSTDNLERDKVELGHLLTVIEDVVGELAQAQRWRIQPVGALEMLPERTRDALRAAQAATADVQGLHVNAAVGYGGRHEIADAVRSFLRHHAGTGSSLDDLAEIFDVEHIAEHLYTKGQPDPELVIRTSGEQRLGGFLMWQSAQSEFYFCEAYWPDFRRVDFLRALRSYAQRERRLGR is encoded by the coding sequence GTGCGTCTCCCGCACCCCTTGTACGGCCTGTACGAGCGCCGGCTCGCCGCCTCGCTGCCCCCCGAGCAGCTGCCGCGGCACATCGGCGTCATCCTCGACGGCAACCGGCGGTGGGCGCGCAGCAGCGGGGTCTCCTCGGCGCACGGGCACCGGCGCGGGGCGGACAAGATCGCCGAGCTGCTCGAGTGGTCCGAGGACGTGGGCGTCGAGGTCGTGACCCTCTGGATGCTCTCGACCGACAACCTCGAGCGGGACAAGGTCGAGCTCGGCCACCTGCTGACCGTCATCGAGGACGTCGTCGGGGAGCTCGCGCAGGCCCAGCGGTGGCGCATCCAGCCCGTCGGTGCGCTCGAGATGCTCCCCGAGCGCACGCGTGACGCGCTGCGCGCCGCGCAGGCCGCGACCGCCGACGTGCAGGGGCTGCACGTCAACGCGGCCGTCGGGTACGGCGGCCGGCACGAGATCGCGGACGCGGTCCGGTCGTTCCTGCGCCACCACGCCGGCACCGGCTCGAGCCTGGACGACCTGGCGGAGATCTTCGACGTCGAGCACATCGCCGAGCACCTGTACACCAAGGGGCAGCCCGACCCCGAGCTCGTCATCCGCACGTCCGGCGAGCAGCGGCTCGGCGGGTTCCTCATGTGGCAGAGCGCGCAGTCGGAGTTCTACTTCTGCGAGGCCTACTGGCCGGACTTCCGTCGCGTGGACTTCCTGCGGGCCCTGCGCTCCTACGCCCAGCGCGAGCGTCGCCTCGGCCGCTGA
- a CDS encoding ABC transporter ATP-binding protein, producing MTTTGPTLTALEERARARPAPVGEGALVACEQLVRIYQSEGVEVQALQGLDLAVGTGELVAVVGASGSGKSTLLAILSGLDVPTAGRVRVGPWDLMTMTPRERVAYRRSMVGFVWQQTARNLVPYLSAQENVALPMALAGVPRRERRTRTAELLDVLGVGYCAGRRPHETSGGEQQRVAIAVALANRPRLLLADEPTGELDTATSADVLGAVRAVNAELGTTVVVVTHDAGVSEHVSRTVAIRDGRTSTEVLRRTTTHDDGSEHVVAEEYAVLDRAGRVQLPREYRDALDLVGRVRLTLEDSHVAVRPGTAEGHR from the coding sequence ATGACGACGACGGGACCGACGCTCACCGCGCTCGAGGAGCGGGCCCGGGCCCGCCCGGCACCGGTGGGCGAGGGTGCGCTCGTCGCGTGCGAGCAGCTCGTGCGCATCTACCAGTCCGAGGGCGTCGAGGTGCAGGCGCTGCAGGGCCTGGACCTGGCCGTCGGCACCGGCGAGCTCGTGGCGGTGGTCGGTGCGTCGGGCTCCGGCAAGTCCACGCTGCTGGCGATCCTGTCGGGCCTGGACGTGCCCACGGCGGGCCGCGTGCGCGTCGGGCCGTGGGACCTGATGACGATGACGCCGCGGGAGCGGGTCGCGTACCGGCGCTCCATGGTGGGCTTCGTCTGGCAGCAGACGGCCCGCAATCTCGTGCCCTACCTCAGCGCGCAGGAGAACGTGGCCCTGCCGATGGCCCTGGCGGGCGTGCCGCGCCGGGAGCGACGGACCCGCACCGCCGAGCTGCTCGACGTGCTCGGCGTGGGGTACTGCGCCGGCCGGCGGCCGCACGAGACGTCGGGCGGCGAGCAGCAGCGCGTCGCGATCGCCGTCGCGCTGGCCAACCGCCCGCGGCTGCTGCTCGCGGACGAGCCCACGGGCGAGCTCGACACCGCGACGTCGGCGGACGTGCTGGGCGCGGTCCGCGCGGTCAACGCCGAGCTCGGCACCACGGTGGTCGTCGTCACCCACGACGCGGGGGTCAGCGAGCACGTGAGCCGCACGGTCGCGATCCGGGACGGCCGCACGAGCACCGAGGTGCTGCGCCGCACCACCACCCACGACGACGGGAGCGAGCACGTGGTCGCCGAGGAGTACGCCGTGCTGGACCGGGCGGGCCGCGTGCAGCTGCCGCGGGAGTACCGGGACGCGCTCGACCTGGTGGGGCGGGTGCGGCTGACGCTCGAGGACTCCCACGTCGCCGTGCGCCCCGGCACGGCCGAGGGGCACCGGTGA
- a CDS encoding carbon-nitrogen hydrolase family protein yields the protein MSAPPERPAVRVTLGQLVVGADRRANRDVARDVLRRAARVHADLVVLPEYASAYDTHGVGAALAEPLDGPFVTMLREEAARSGAAVLAGTTLPADGDDPRAVNAVVAVDGTGALAGVYRKVHLYDAFGQRESDRLAPGPADADPLVLDVAGLRLGVMTCYDLRFPESARRLVDAGARALVVPAAWADGRLKAMHWRTLAVARAIECTSVVVAVGQAGRGVVGRSLVVGPDGVVGLELDDQPQVRTVDLDVVALDEVRAQNPSLANRRYAVVPRP from the coding sequence GTGAGCGCGCCCCCCGAGCGGCCCGCGGTGCGGGTCACGCTGGGCCAGCTCGTCGTCGGCGCCGACCGGCGCGCGAACCGCGACGTGGCGCGCGACGTGCTGCGCCGCGCGGCCCGGGTGCACGCCGACCTCGTGGTGCTGCCCGAGTACGCGAGCGCGTACGACACGCACGGCGTGGGCGCCGCCCTCGCCGAGCCCCTGGACGGGCCGTTCGTCACGATGCTGCGCGAGGAGGCGGCCCGCTCGGGTGCCGCGGTCCTCGCGGGCACGACCCTGCCCGCCGACGGTGACGACCCGCGCGCGGTCAACGCCGTCGTCGCCGTCGACGGCACGGGTGCCCTGGCCGGGGTGTACCGCAAGGTGCACCTGTACGACGCCTTCGGCCAGCGGGAGTCCGACCGCCTCGCGCCCGGGCCTGCGGACGCGGACCCGCTGGTGCTGGACGTCGCGGGCCTGCGGCTCGGCGTCATGACCTGCTACGACCTGCGGTTCCCGGAGTCGGCGCGCCGGCTGGTCGACGCCGGTGCGCGGGCGCTCGTGGTGCCGGCCGCGTGGGCGGACGGGCGGCTCAAGGCCATGCACTGGCGGACCCTCGCGGTCGCCCGCGCCATCGAGTGCACGAGCGTCGTCGTCGCGGTGGGGCAGGCGGGGCGCGGTGTCGTGGGGCGCTCGCTCGTGGTGGGCCCCGACGGGGTGGTGGGGCTCGAGCTCGACGACCAGCCGCAGGTGCGGACCGTGGACCTGGACGTCGTCGCGCTCGACGAGGTGCGCGCGCAGAACCCGTCGCTGGCCAACCGCCGGTACGCGGTCGTGCCCCGCCCCTGA
- a CDS encoding hemolysin III family protein produces MSSTPARRDGGGLRRGVEDGLSRVGDKVGEAAGAVVENVKPLLRGWIHAGISPFVLAAGIVLVTLSPTAAARWSNAVFALSAVMLFGTSAVYHRGTWSPKVAGVLRRLDHTNIFLIIAGSYTPLAVLLLPASTARTLLVVVWTGAILGLLARVFWLNAPRWFYVPIYVALGWVAVGFMPQFWQTGGPAVVWLVAGGGLAYTLGAVVYGLKRPNPSPRWFGFHEIFHALTVVGFTCHYISVSIATYALR; encoded by the coding sequence ATGAGCTCGACACCCGCACGACGCGACGGCGGCGGCCTGCGCCGCGGCGTGGAGGACGGCCTGTCGCGGGTCGGCGACAAGGTCGGCGAGGCCGCCGGCGCCGTCGTGGAGAACGTCAAGCCGCTCCTGCGCGGGTGGATCCACGCAGGGATCAGCCCGTTCGTGCTGGCCGCGGGCATCGTGCTGGTCACGCTGTCCCCCACCGCGGCCGCCCGCTGGTCCAACGCGGTGTTCGCCCTCTCGGCGGTCATGCTGTTCGGCACGTCCGCGGTCTACCACCGCGGGACGTGGTCGCCGAAGGTCGCGGGCGTCCTGCGCCGCCTCGACCACACCAACATCTTCCTCATCATCGCCGGCTCCTACACGCCGCTGGCGGTCCTGCTGCTGCCCGCCTCGACCGCGCGCACGCTGCTGGTCGTCGTGTGGACCGGGGCGATCCTCGGGCTGCTGGCGCGGGTGTTCTGGCTCAACGCCCCGCGGTGGTTCTACGTGCCGATCTACGTCGCGCTGGGCTGGGTCGCGGTCGGCTTCATGCCCCAGTTCTGGCAGACCGGCGGGCCGGCCGTCGTCTGGCTCGTCGCGGGCGGCGGGCTGGCGTACACCCTCGGCGCCGTGGTGTACGGCCTCAAGCGGCCCAACCCGTCCCCGCGCTGGTTCGGGTTCCACGAGATCTTCCACGCGCTGACCGTCGTCGGGTTCACGTGCCACTACATCTCGGTGTCCATCGCGACGTACGCGCTGCGCTGA
- a CDS encoding PhoH family protein codes for MATGRTPAGTAPSPVPDDVRQTFVLDTSVLLSDPRALRRFAEHDVVLPVVVITELEAKRHHAELGYFARSALRMLDELRVQHGRLDAPVPVTDVGGTLRVELNHVDDQVLPSGFRLGDNDTRILAVAANLAREGHVVTVVSKDLPMRIKASAVGLRADEYRHELAVDSGWTGMDAIDLTEQQMADLWEHESVPLAEVPAPASALAGSPGDLPCHTGLVLHSPRGSALGRVTPDKHVQLVRGDRDVFGVHGRSAEQRVAIDLLLDESIGILSLGGRAGTGKSALALCAGLEAVLERRQHRKVMVFRPLYAVGGQDLGYLPGSEAEKMNPWAQAVFDTLGALVSKEVVEEVLDRDLLEVLPLTHIRGRSLHDAFVIVDEAQSLERNVLLTVLSRIGQSSRVVLTHDVAQRDNLRVGRHDGVAAVIEALKGHPLFAHVTLTRSERSPVAALVTELFEGIEA; via the coding sequence GTGGCGACCGGGCGGACGCCCGCCGGCACGGCCCCGTCCCCGGTCCCCGACGACGTGCGCCAGACCTTCGTCCTCGACACCTCCGTCCTGCTGTCCGACCCCCGCGCGCTGCGCCGGTTCGCCGAGCACGACGTCGTCCTGCCCGTCGTCGTCATCACCGAGCTCGAGGCCAAGCGGCACCACGCCGAGCTCGGCTACTTCGCCCGGTCGGCGCTGCGGATGCTCGACGAGCTGCGCGTGCAGCACGGCCGCCTCGACGCCCCCGTCCCCGTGACCGACGTCGGCGGCACCCTGCGCGTCGAGCTCAACCACGTCGACGACCAGGTCCTGCCCTCCGGCTTCCGGCTCGGCGACAACGACACCCGGATCCTCGCGGTCGCGGCCAACCTCGCCCGCGAGGGCCACGTGGTCACGGTCGTGTCGAAGGACCTGCCGATGCGCATCAAGGCGTCCGCGGTGGGCCTGCGCGCCGACGAGTACCGCCACGAGCTCGCCGTGGACTCCGGGTGGACCGGCATGGACGCGATCGACCTCACCGAGCAGCAGATGGCCGACCTGTGGGAGCACGAGTCCGTGCCGCTCGCGGAGGTGCCGGCGCCCGCGTCGGCGCTCGCGGGCAGCCCCGGCGACCTGCCGTGCCACACCGGCCTGGTGCTGCACAGCCCCCGCGGCTCGGCGCTCGGGCGGGTGACGCCCGACAAGCACGTGCAGCTCGTGCGCGGCGACCGCGACGTCTTCGGGGTGCACGGGCGCTCCGCGGAGCAGCGTGTCGCGATCGACCTGCTGCTGGACGAGTCGATCGGCATCCTCTCGCTCGGCGGCCGCGCCGGGACGGGCAAGTCCGCGCTGGCGCTGTGCGCGGGCCTGGAGGCCGTGCTCGAGCGGCGCCAGCACCGCAAGGTCATGGTGTTCCGGCCCCTGTACGCCGTCGGCGGCCAGGACCTCGGCTATCTGCCCGGTTCCGAGGCCGAGAAGATGAACCCGTGGGCGCAGGCCGTCTTCGACACCCTCGGGGCGCTGGTCAGCAAGGAGGTCGTCGAGGAGGTCCTCGACCGGGACCTGCTGGAGGTGCTGCCCCTGACGCACATCCGCGGGCGCTCCCTGCACGACGCGTTCGTCATCGTCGACGAGGCCCAGTCGCTGGAGCGGAACGTCCTGCTGACGGTGCTCTCGCGGATCGGGCAGTCGTCGCGGGTGGTGCTCACGCACGACGTCGCCCAGCGCGACAACCTGCGCGTCGGCCGGCACGACGGCGTCGCGGCCGTCATCGAGGCGCTCAAGGGTCACCCGCTGTTCGCGCACGTGACGCTCACGCGGTCGGAGCGCTCGCCCGTCGCGGCCCTGGTCACCGAGCTCTTCGAGGGCATCGAGGCCTGA
- a CDS encoding ABC transporter ATP-binding protein has product MSAGTAVAAPLVRVEGVRRSYGHGAAAVHALQDVHLELAAGELVALVGRSGSGKTTLLNAIGGLDRPDAGRVVVDGHDVTSLDERGLVRLRRDVVAFVFQTFGLVPVLTAAENVGVPLRMRRMPVAEREARVELLLDLVGLGGHARQRPGQLSGGQQQRVAIARALAGSPRLLVADEPTGQLDTETGRDVMALIRAVVEAEGMTAIVSTHDPLMVALADRTLHLVDGRLVDA; this is encoded by the coding sequence GTGAGCGCGGGGACCGCCGTGGCCGCACCGCTCGTGCGCGTCGAGGGCGTGCGCCGCTCGTACGGGCACGGTGCCGCCGCGGTCCACGCCCTGCAGGACGTGCACCTCGAGCTCGCCGCCGGGGAGCTCGTCGCCCTCGTCGGACGCTCCGGGTCCGGCAAGACGACCCTGCTCAACGCGATCGGGGGCCTCGACCGCCCCGACGCGGGTCGCGTCGTGGTCGACGGCCACGACGTGACGTCCCTGGACGAGCGCGGGCTGGTGCGCCTGCGCCGCGACGTCGTCGCGTTCGTCTTCCAGACCTTCGGGCTGGTCCCGGTGCTCACGGCCGCCGAGAACGTGGGTGTGCCGCTGCGGATGCGTCGGATGCCCGTCGCGGAGCGGGAGGCCCGGGTCGAGCTGCTGCTCGACCTCGTGGGCCTGGGCGGGCACGCGCGCCAGCGGCCCGGGCAGCTGTCGGGCGGGCAGCAGCAGCGGGTCGCGATCGCCCGGGCGCTGGCCGGGTCGCCCCGCCTGCTCGTCGCCGACGAGCCGACGGGGCAGCTCGACACGGAGACGGGCCGCGACGTCATGGCGCTCATCCGCGCCGTGGTCGAGGCCGAGGGCATGACCGCCATCGTCTCGACGCACGACCCGCTGATGGTCGCGCTGGCGGACCGCACGCTGCACCTCGTGGACGGGCGCCTCGTCGACGCGTGA